A stretch of the Apteryx mantelli isolate bAptMan1 chromosome 3, bAptMan1.hap1, whole genome shotgun sequence genome encodes the following:
- the TMEM200A gene encoding transmembrane protein 200A isoform X1, translating to MWAQYRAMIATGGVITGLAALKRQDSARSQQHVNLATSPASEEKKPVRCRPRADVVIVRGKIRLYSPSGFFLVLGVLIAFLGIAMAILGYWPQKEQLLGSEDNLSVNETQVLRSQGSILLRFFEQHVHSDKMKMLGPFTMGIGIFIFICANAILHENRDKETKIVHMRDIYSTVIDIHTLRIKEQKQLSGTFSGLLGEGELRPSGSSCASRLAANTIASFSDFRSNFRMDSSAEEDEIILNEDRTTTSLLPPLLTEQSGSVFGLCPHSSKASDDKNTSSIKCETKSIVSSSISAFTLPVIKLNNCVIDEPSIDNITEDSEITRSWSRNLSMDSLAIPLTDTNESYKPVTTMLPRHNSFVDTPSDQFKSSMILGSSTGKLLSPGAARKQFGSNTSLHLLSSHSKSLDLDRGPSTLTVQAEQRKHPSWPRLDRSNSKGYMKLENKEDPMDRLLVPQAAVKKDFTNKEKLLMISRSHNNLSFEHDEFLSNNLKRGTSETRF from the coding sequence ggcacAGTATAGAGCTATGATAGCAACTGGAGGAGTAATAACAGGACTGGCTGCCTTAAAAAGGCAAGACTCTGCCAGATCTCAGCAGCATGTAAATCTTGCCACGTCACCAGCTTCTGAGGAGAAGAAACCAGTTAGATGCCGGCCCAGAGCAGATGTAGTAATTGTCAGAGGCAAAATCCGACTTTATTCCCCATCAGGGTTCTTCCTTGTTTTAGGAGTGCTTATTGCATTCTTGGGAATTGCAATGGCCATCCTTGGATACTGGCCACAAAAGGAACAGCTTTTAGGATCTGAAGATAATCTATCAGTAAATGAAACTCAGGTTCTAAGAAGCCAAGGAAGCATTTTACTTCGTTTCTTTGAACAGCATGTGCACTCAGATAAGATGAAAATGTTGGGTCCTTTTACTATGGGCATTGgaatcttcatttttatttgcgcAAATGCCATTCTACATGAAAACCGTGACAAGGAAACAAAAATCGTACACATGAGAGACATATACTCCACTGTAATAGACATCCACACCCTGAGAATCAAGGAACAAAAGCAGCTGAGTGGTACCTTCAGTGGCTTGTTGGGGGAAGGAGAACTCAGGCCCAGTGGGAGCTCGTGTGCATCACGGCTAGCTGCAAACACAATTGCGTCTTTCTCTGACTTCAGGAGTAATTTTAGAATGGATAGTTCTGCCGAAGAAGATGAGATTATCCTAAATGAAGATAGGACCACCACTAGCCTTCTACCACCTTTGCTGACTGAGCAATCTGGTTCTGTCTTTGGACTTTGCCCTCACTCCAGCAAGGCTTCAGATGACAAAAACACTAGCTCTATAAAGTGTGAGACAAAATCCATCGTATCATCTTCTATTAGTGCTTTCACACTGCCAGTAATTAAGCTGAATAACTGTGTTATTGATGAACCCAGTATAGATAACATAACTGAGGACTCAGAGATCACTAGAAGTTGGTCTAGAAATCTGTCAATGGATTCTCTGGCCATTCCATTAACTGATACCAATGAATCCTACAAACCAGTCACCACCATGCTACCACGACATAACTCATTTGTGGACACTCCATCTGATCAGTTCAAATCTTCTATGATTCTTGGATCAAGCACAGGAAAGCTTTTATCGCCTGGTGCTGCCAGAAAACAGTTTGGGTCCAACACATCTTTGCATCTTCTGTCTTCACATTCAAAGTCCCTGGACCTGGACAGAGGTCCATCTACACTCACTGTCCAAGCTGAACAAAGGAAACATCCCAGCTGGCCCAGATTGGATCGAAGTAACAGTAAAGGATATATGAAACTAGAAAACAAAGAGGACCCAATGGATAGGTTACTTGTGCCACAAGCAGCAGTCAAAAAAGACTTTACTAATAAGGAAAAGCTTCTTATGATATCAAGATCTCATAATAATTTGAGTTTTGAACATGATGAGTTTTTGAGTAACAATCTAAAGCGGGGAACTTCTGAAACAaggttttaa
- the TMEM200A gene encoding transmembrane protein 200A isoform X2, whose protein sequence is MIATGGVITGLAALKRQDSARSQQHVNLATSPASEEKKPVRCRPRADVVIVRGKIRLYSPSGFFLVLGVLIAFLGIAMAILGYWPQKEQLLGSEDNLSVNETQVLRSQGSILLRFFEQHVHSDKMKMLGPFTMGIGIFIFICANAILHENRDKETKIVHMRDIYSTVIDIHTLRIKEQKQLSGTFSGLLGEGELRPSGSSCASRLAANTIASFSDFRSNFRMDSSAEEDEIILNEDRTTTSLLPPLLTEQSGSVFGLCPHSSKASDDKNTSSIKCETKSIVSSSISAFTLPVIKLNNCVIDEPSIDNITEDSEITRSWSRNLSMDSLAIPLTDTNESYKPVTTMLPRHNSFVDTPSDQFKSSMILGSSTGKLLSPGAARKQFGSNTSLHLLSSHSKSLDLDRGPSTLTVQAEQRKHPSWPRLDRSNSKGYMKLENKEDPMDRLLVPQAAVKKDFTNKEKLLMISRSHNNLSFEHDEFLSNNLKRGTSETRF, encoded by the coding sequence ATGATAGCAACTGGAGGAGTAATAACAGGACTGGCTGCCTTAAAAAGGCAAGACTCTGCCAGATCTCAGCAGCATGTAAATCTTGCCACGTCACCAGCTTCTGAGGAGAAGAAACCAGTTAGATGCCGGCCCAGAGCAGATGTAGTAATTGTCAGAGGCAAAATCCGACTTTATTCCCCATCAGGGTTCTTCCTTGTTTTAGGAGTGCTTATTGCATTCTTGGGAATTGCAATGGCCATCCTTGGATACTGGCCACAAAAGGAACAGCTTTTAGGATCTGAAGATAATCTATCAGTAAATGAAACTCAGGTTCTAAGAAGCCAAGGAAGCATTTTACTTCGTTTCTTTGAACAGCATGTGCACTCAGATAAGATGAAAATGTTGGGTCCTTTTACTATGGGCATTGgaatcttcatttttatttgcgcAAATGCCATTCTACATGAAAACCGTGACAAGGAAACAAAAATCGTACACATGAGAGACATATACTCCACTGTAATAGACATCCACACCCTGAGAATCAAGGAACAAAAGCAGCTGAGTGGTACCTTCAGTGGCTTGTTGGGGGAAGGAGAACTCAGGCCCAGTGGGAGCTCGTGTGCATCACGGCTAGCTGCAAACACAATTGCGTCTTTCTCTGACTTCAGGAGTAATTTTAGAATGGATAGTTCTGCCGAAGAAGATGAGATTATCCTAAATGAAGATAGGACCACCACTAGCCTTCTACCACCTTTGCTGACTGAGCAATCTGGTTCTGTCTTTGGACTTTGCCCTCACTCCAGCAAGGCTTCAGATGACAAAAACACTAGCTCTATAAAGTGTGAGACAAAATCCATCGTATCATCTTCTATTAGTGCTTTCACACTGCCAGTAATTAAGCTGAATAACTGTGTTATTGATGAACCCAGTATAGATAACATAACTGAGGACTCAGAGATCACTAGAAGTTGGTCTAGAAATCTGTCAATGGATTCTCTGGCCATTCCATTAACTGATACCAATGAATCCTACAAACCAGTCACCACCATGCTACCACGACATAACTCATTTGTGGACACTCCATCTGATCAGTTCAAATCTTCTATGATTCTTGGATCAAGCACAGGAAAGCTTTTATCGCCTGGTGCTGCCAGAAAACAGTTTGGGTCCAACACATCTTTGCATCTTCTGTCTTCACATTCAAAGTCCCTGGACCTGGACAGAGGTCCATCTACACTCACTGTCCAAGCTGAACAAAGGAAACATCCCAGCTGGCCCAGATTGGATCGAAGTAACAGTAAAGGATATATGAAACTAGAAAACAAAGAGGACCCAATGGATAGGTTACTTGTGCCACAAGCAGCAGTCAAAAAAGACTTTACTAATAAGGAAAAGCTTCTTATGATATCAAGATCTCATAATAATTTGAGTTTTGAACATGATGAGTTTTTGAGTAACAATCTAAAGCGGGGAACTTCTGAAACAaggttttaa